Proteins from a genomic interval of Cyprinus carpio isolate SPL01 chromosome A21, ASM1834038v1, whole genome shotgun sequence:
- the timd4 gene encoding LOW QUALITY PROTEIN: T-cell immunoglobulin and mucin domain-containing protein 4 (The sequence of the model RefSeq protein was modified relative to this genomic sequence to represent the inferred CDS: substituted 1 base at 1 genomic stop codon) yields MAAPPXLSVLRWILLLTISGKYRTINLKKMFNNVLAFHMTEGSTVILPCHYSVKHHGLSHVCWGWDCGTFWCNNIIVQTDEYGVISKVSDRYKLIGDVLLGQMDLGIQKIQKTDGGPYCCRVDIEGFFNDKKVSYTLRVMKGKSFRCFKAGKPLESFYFTVINLHEFSFLASTTVPLTTPTPITTRYASTGMSDFLTFNLNFLVSSLSDQSRGADSSFSDISWQNVTHVHSEAMMEEPISKITLQINIPVLSLSLSLLLLLLGALALLTFKRGFYGKAFDSGCFSKEPRHIIYEIRTRSTLE; encoded by the exons ATGGCTGCTCCTCCCTGATTATCAGTACTACGCTGGATCCTCCTCCTCACCATTTCAGGCAAGTACCGCActataaacttgaaaaaaatgt TCAACAACGTGTTGGCGTTTCACATGACGGAGGGTAGCACAGTGATTTTGCCGTGTCATTACTCAGTGAAGCACCATGGCCTGAGCCACGTCTGCTGGGGATGGGACTGTGGAACGTTCTGGTGCAACAACATCATCGTGCAAACAGATGAGTATGGAGTCATCTCCAAAGTCTCCGACAGGTACAAGCTCATCGGAGACGTCCTGTTAGGACAAATGGACCTGGGAATCCAAAAAATACAGAAGACAGACGGCGGGCCGTACTGCTGTAGAGTGGACATAGAAGGGTTTTTCAATGACAAGAAGGTGTCCTACACGTTGAGGGTCATGAAAGGCAAGTCATTCAGATGCTTTAAAGCTGGAAAACCTTTGGAGAGCTtctattttactgtaataaatctacatgaattttcatttctggcttCAACGACAGTGCCTCTAACAACCCCGACCCCAATTACTACA AGATACGCATCAACCGGCATGAGCGATTTCCTGACTTTCAATCTGAATTTCCTAGTGTCTTCACTGTCAGATCAGTCCAGAGGAGCAGACTCATCATTCTCTGACATTTCCTGGCAGAATGTCACCCATGTGCATTCTGAGGCTATG ATGGAGGAGCCGATCTCTAAGATCACGCTACAGATAAACATCCCcgttctgtctctgtctctcagtctgtTACTGCTCCTCTTGGGTGCACTGGCCCTTTTGACCTTCAAac GTGGCTTTTATGGGAAGGCCTTTGACAGTGGGTG TTTTTCAAAGGAGCCCCGACACATTATTTATGAAATACGCACAAGAAGCACActggaatag